Within the Magnetospirillum sp. ME-1 genome, the region AATGGTCGTGGTGGCCAGGGCGTTCAGGTTGGTGGTCGACAGCCCGGAGACCTGGGTGGCGTTGAGCTGGCCCACCTGGGTGGTGGACAGGGTGGCCGCGCCGGTAGTGGTCAGCGCGTTCAGCTGGGTGGTGGTCAGCGCCTTGGCCTCGGTGGCGGTCAGGCTGCTGATGGAGGTGGTGGACAGGGCGGCCACCTGGGTGGTGGTCAGGCCGCCGACCTGGGTGGCGGTCAGCGCCGCAAGATCGGTGGTTTCCAGCGCGTTCAGCTGGGTGGTGGTCAGGCCGCCGACCTGGGTGGCGGTCAGGTTGCGGAACTGGCTGGTGCCGAGCGCCGCCAGATCGGTGGTTTCCAGCGCGTTGAGCGTGGTGGTGCCGAGGCCGCCCACCTGGGTGGCGGTCAGGACCGATAGCTGCGTGGTGGACAGCGCGGCGACGTTGGTGGTCGACAGCGCGTTGATCACGGTGGCGGTGAGCGCCCCAAGTTCCGTGGTGCTGAGCGATTCCACCTGGGTGGTGGTCAGGCCGCCCAGCTGGGTGGTGGTCAGACCCTTGGACTGGGTGGCGGTCAGGCCAGACACGGCGGTGGTGGTGAGCGCGTTCAGGTTGGTGGTCGACAGACCCGACACCTGGGTGGCGGTCAGCGCCGCCAGCTGGGTGGTGGACAGCTCGGCCGCGTTGGTGGTGGTGAGCGCGTTGAGCTGGGTGGCGGTCAGGGCCTTGGCCTCGGTCGCCGTCAGGTTGGTGAACTGGGTGGTGGTGAGCGCGCCCACCTGGGTGGTGGTCAGGCCCGCGACCTGGGTGGCGGTCAGCGACGCCAGGTCCGAGGTTTCCAGCGCGTTCAGTTGGGTGGTGGACAGGCGTCCGACCTGGGTGGCGGTCAGGCCCTTCAACTGGGTGGAGTTCAGGGCCGCGACGTCGGTGGTTTCCAGCGCATTCAGCTGGGTGCTGCTGAGGCCGCCGATCTGGGTGGCGGTCAGCGCCGACACCTGGGTGGTGTCCAGGGCGGCGACGCCGGTGGTGGTCAGCGCGTTCAGCTGGGTCGCCGTCAGGCTGGCCAGCTCGGTGGTTTCCACGCCGCTCAGCTGGGTGGTGCTCAGCGCCGCCAGTTGGGTGGTGGTCAGGCTCTTGGCCTGGGTGGCGGTCAGGCCGCCGATGCCGGTGGTCGACAGGGCGTTCAGATTGGTGGTGCTGAACGCTGCCACCTGGTTGGTGCTGAGCCCGGCCACCTGGGTGGTGGTCAGCTGTCCGGCATTGGTGGTGGTCAGTGCGTTCAGCTGCGTCGTCGTCAGGGCGCGCAGTTCGGTGACCGTCAGCGCCGTGGCGTTGGTGGTGGACAGCGCGGAAATCTGGGTGGTGGTCAGCGCGGCGATCTGAGAGGCATTCAGCGCCGCGATGTCGGTGGTCTCGAACGCGTTGATCTGGGTGGTGGTCAGCCCGGCGACCTGGGTGGCGTTCAGCGCGCGGACCTGGGTCACGTTCAGCGCGCCGACATTGGCGCCGGACAGGGCGTTCAGGGTGGTGGTGTTGAGGCCGGAAACCTGCGCCGCGGTCAGGGCGCTGGACTGGGACGTGGTCAGCTGGCCCACATTGGTGGTGGTCAGCGCGTTCAGGGCCGTCACCTTCAGATTGGCGACGTCGGTGCTTTCCAGGGCGCCCAGCGCGGTGGTGGTGAGGCCGCCCACCTGGGTCGAGGTCAGACTCTGGGCCTGGGCGATGCTCAGGCCGGCGATGGCGGTGGTCGACAGGGCGTTCAGCGTCGAGGTGGACAGGCTGCTGACCTGGGCGGTCTCGATGGCGCCGACCTGGGTGGTGGACAACTCGGCGGCGGCGGTGGTGGCCAGGTTGGCCAGCTGCGTGCCGCTCAGCGCCTTGATCTCGGTGGCGGTCAGGCTGCCCGCCAGGGTCGAGCTCAGGTTGGCCAGCTGGGTGGTGGTCAGCTGGGCCACCTGCACGGTGCTCAGACCCGCGAAGTCGGTGGTTTCGAGCGCATTGACCTGGGTGGTGGTCAGGCCCTGAATCTGCGTGGCGCTCAGCGAGCGCACCTGGGTCAGGCTGAGGCCGGCGATGCTGGTGGTCTTGAGCGCATTCAGCGTGGTGGTGTTCAGGCTGCCCAGCTGAATGGTGCTCACCGCGCTCAGCTGAGTGGTGGTCAGCGTGTTCAGCGCGGTGGTGGTCAGGGCGTTGATCACCGCGGCGGCGAACGCCCCGGTCTGGGTCGAGGAGAGCGACGCCACCTGGGTCGAGGTCAGGGACGACGCCTGGGTGGTGGTCAGGCCGCGCAGTTGCAGCGTGTTCAGCGACGACAGGGCGGTCGAGGACAACTGTCCCAGATTGGTGGTGCTGAATCCCGCCAGCAGGGCGGAATTGAGGCCACTCACCTGGGTCGAGGTCAGCTGCCCGATATTGGTGGTCGACAGGGCGTTGATCAGGGTGACGCTCAGCGCACCGATCTCGACGCTGGTCAGGGCGGCGGCCGACGAGGTGGTCAGCGCGGCCGTCTGGGTGGTGGTCAGGCCGCTCAGCGACAAGGTGGCGAGCGCCGCCAGATCGGTGGATTCCAGCGCGTTCAGGTTGGTGGTGGTCAGCGCGCCGACCTGGGTCGAGGTCAGACTCTGGGCCTGGGTGGTGGTCAGCGCGGCCAGATTGGTGGTGTTCAGCGCGTTCACCGCGGTGCTCGACAGCCGCGCGATCTGGGTCGCGCTGAGGCCGGAGACCTGCGAGGAGGACAGGCTGGCGAATTGGGTGGTGGTCAGACCGCCGATCTGGGTCGCGGTCAGGCTGTTGAGTTCGGTGGTGGACAGCGCCGCCGTCCTGGTGGTGGTCAGGCCGGACAGCTGGGTGGTGGACAGGCCGGCGACCTGGGCGCCGCTCAGGCTGGCCAGGCCGGTGGTGGTCAGGGCGTTGAGGGTCGTGGTCGAGAGGGCGGCGACGTGCGAGGTCTTGAGTGCGGCGAGCTGGGTGGTGCTGAGGACGGCGACGTCGGTGGTTTCAAGCGAGCTGATGAGCGTGGAGCTGATCGTGGAAATCTGGGTGGTGGTCAGGCCGGTGACGGCCGTGGACGACAGAGCCGCGATGTCCGACGTGGAGAAGACGCCGAGCTGGGTGGCGTTCAGAACGCCCAGCTGGGCCGCGTCGAACACGATTTGCGTGTTGTCGAATGCCGCGACCTGGGTCGAACTGAGCACACTCAGCTGCGATGTGCTGAGTGCCGCAATGTCCGTGGTTTCCAGCGCCTGAATCTGGGTGACGGTGAGCTGAGTCAGCTGCGTCGAAGCCAGAGCTGCGATGTCTGTGGTGTTCCAGCCCGCGACTGTCGTCGTCGACAACCCCGGAATCGCCGTTGCAGCGAGGAATGTGACTGAAGAAACCACGGCTACCCCCTTTCTGGAGATTCATGCGCCGCTTCGGACGCCCGCTCGCAAAAAATATATTGGCACTCAGGTTAATTAACTACCAAAACGCAGGCCCGTAAGCAATGAATTTATCCGGGCCCTGACCGCGCAATCCCATTGGAATCTCCCGGTTTCCGCCGCAGCCCCGATGCGGCGTAATACTTTTGACCTGGGGTCCTGAAGTCCGGGAATTGGGTATGTCGGGTCAAGCCTGTAGGGCGCGCATCTTCTCGATTTTCAACTGACCGTCCGTTTCACGGCTGTAGTTCTCATCCAATTTGGCGCCGGGATAGGCTTTCAGATTGGCTGTCCGGCCCAGGGTGTGCAGCGGCGCGCCCTCGATCTCGGCGCAGCCCGATTTCTGGCACGAATCCAGCGGCAGCGAGGCCATGTAGTCTTCCGTGTCCTGCATCTGGGCCGCCGTTTCGCCGGGCAGGCCGAAGGTGAAGGTTCCGTGCAGCGTCATGCCCACCCGCTTGATCTCGAAGGCGACCTTGCGGGCCTCTTCCAGGTTCAGCTTCTTGTTGACGATGTTGTCGACCACGTCCTGGTTGCCGCTCTCGAAGCCGATCTTGACGCCGAAGCAGCCGCTGTCCTTCATTTCCTGCCACATGCCGAAGCTGACGGTGTCGGCGCGGCACATGGCCGACCACGGCACGTTCAGCTTGCGCATGACCTTGCACATCTTCTCCACGTGGCGGTCGCCCAGGTTGAAGGTGTCGTCGTCGAAATAGATGGAGCGGAAGCCGTATTTGCCGACCAGTTCGGTGAGGAAGGCCTCCATGTAGTCGGCCGAGTACTGGCGCACGATGCGCTTGCCGCCGCCGTCCGGATCGTTGGAGGTCATGGTGGCGGGCCAGACGCAGAAGATGCATTTGTAGGGGCAGCCGCGGCTGGACAGCACCTGGGCCTGGGGGAATTGCTGGCCGTGGGGATTGGTGTCGCAGTAGCGCTGGGCGATGATGTCGTCGAAATAGGGGAAGGGGGCCGAATTCATCTCGGCCACGCTCAGCAGGTCGAAATCCACCACGCCGTTGGCGCCGTTCAGCGCCTTGATGACGCCCTTCTCGTATTCGCCGCGCACCGTGGCCTGGATGTTGGGGGCCTCGTCCAGCAGGGCTTCGCCGTGGCTGGTGATGGGGCCGGTGACGATGAAGCGGGTCTGGGGCAGGCGCCGGGCGATCTCGGCGATCACCCCCTTGTCGTGGTCCCAGCTGGGCGAGGCGGATTCCATGACGATGTATTGGAAGCGCTCGGCCTCGAGATACTCATAATATTTATCGTAGGATTCGCGCATGGCGATGGAATCGCGGAACGCCACCTGCGCTCCGCTCTCCCTGGCGCACCAGGTGGCGGCGTGGCCCAGGAAGAACGGATAGGGCAGGTAGGAGCCGAACTGCCATTCGTCGGGGCCATGGGGGAGATAGAAGGTGAAGGGCCAGCGCGAACCGGCCCGGACTCCGGCGCGGTGGACCAAAGCGTGGCTGCCGTTGGGCAGGGGATAGAGGGCTTGGCCTTGCCACCACGGGGGATTGCTGAACAGGACCTTCATGGGTGACGTCCTTTCTTCAAGGGGCCGTTTGCCAGGACAGCAGGGTGTCCATCAGGCATTTGGCGCCGCGGGTCTCCCCCCAGCGGATGGAGGCCTGCCGGGCGAGGCCGGCCAGGCGGTCATAGTCGTCGAGGGCGGCGACGGTGGCGGCGACAACGCCGTCGGCGCTCTCTTCCCTGAATATTGTGCCGGGCTCGGCGAATTCACGGATGACCGAATGCATGGTGGTGCCCTCGGGCACCACCACCGGAATGGCGTTGGCCATGGCCTCGCTGACCACGGCGGAATAGGACGCGATGAAGCGGTTGCGGTTGTAGGGGCAGACGATCAGGTCCGACTGCTCCAGCAGGTTGGCCCACAACGTTCCGTCGGCGGCCCGTTCGTCGAGCATCAGCCGGGAATCGGCGGCCGCCATGGCGCGCAGCTCCTGCTGCTGGTCGGTCATGCCCTGGGGCTCGCCGTTATGGACCAGGACCCGGATGTCGTCGCGCTCGGCCAGCAGGCGGGCGACGATGGCCGGGACCTTGGTGAAGCCCTTGTCGGGCCGCTGGTGCCCGAGGAAGGCCACGGTCAGCGGCCGGGCCGCGCCCCGGCGATCGAGCCGGGCGGAGATCGCCTGCTGGGGCAGCGGCAGCGTGCCGACGGGGAAGTCCAGCAGCATCTGGTACACGGACGAGGACTGGGCGTCGAAGGTGGCCAGCCGCAGCCATTTCCGGTCGGCCTCGGACAGGGTGCGGGCGGTATAGCGGTACAGCACGGCGCGGGAATCGATTCGGGGGTCCATGGCGGTGAAACGCAGGCCGTCGGGGGTCTCCGAAACTAAAAGCCCGGGATCGGTGCCGAATTCCACCACCACCGTGGGGCGCTGGTCCTCGGGGCGCGACTGGGCCCAGCGGATCACCCCCATGAGCTGCGGCGGCTGGACCGAGTTGAAATAGAGCATGTGCTCCGGCCCGATGCCCTCGATGCGGTTCAGGTCGTCGGCCAACCCCTGGGCGACCACCTCGAAATTGGTCAGCCAGCCGCACACCGGGTCGGTGTCGTAAAGCCCGTAGGTGTGGAAGCGGAACCACGGCACCGCCGCCAGCTCGTCGCGCAAGTCGGGTTCCATCCCGGCGTGGCCGAAGATGGCGCAGGGGATGTCGCGACCGCGCAATTCCACCGCGATGTGGCGGGCCGAATTGGCGTGGTGGCCAAGGTTGTTCATCAGTCCGGTGTCGAAATAGACCAGCATCATCCGACCTTCCCGCTCCGCGCCAGCCGTTCCGCCATGGCGTCATGAATCTCGGCCAGGATGCGTCGGATGTCGTAGGTGAAATTCCAGCCGGGGTAATCGGCCTTGAAGCGCTCGACGCTGCTGATCCACCAGATGTGGTCGCCGACGCGGTTGGTGTCGGAATAGGTCCAGTTCATGGGCCGCCCGGTCAGTTCCTCGCACATGGCGATGGCTTCGAGCATGGAGCAGTTGGAGTGGCGTGCTCCGCCCATGTTGTAGACCGCCCCCGATTTCGGCGCCTGGAAGACGTGCCAGAAGGCGTTGACCAGATCGGCGGAATGGATGTTGTCCCTGACCTGCTTGCCCTTGTAGCCGAGCACCGTATAGGGATCGCCGGTGACGGCGCACTTGACCAGATAGGACAGGAAGCCGTGCAACTGGGCGCCCGAATGGCCGGGACCGGTCAGGCAGCCGCCGCGGAAACAGGCGGTCTTCATGCCGAAATAGCGGCCGTATTCCTGGACCAGCAGGTCGCCGGCCACCTTGGATACTCCGAACAGCGAGTGGGTGCAGGCATCGATGGACATGCTCTCGTCGATGCCGTGCTTGGCCCAGGGATGGCTGGGCTCCAGCTCCCAGCGGGTGTCCATTTCCACCAGCGGCAGGGCGTTGGGCGTGTCGCCATAGACCTTGTTGGTGCTGCAATGGATGAAGCAGGCGTCGGGGCAATGCTTGCGCACCGCCTCCAGCAGCACCAGGGTGCCGTTGGCGTTGACGGTGAAGTCCACCAGCGGCTCCTTGGCCGCCCAGTCGTGGGAGGGCTGGGCCGCGGTGTGGACCACCGCCTGGATGTCCTTGCCGTAGCGGACGAAGATGGCGTCGATGGCGGCGGCGTCGCGGATGTCGGCCTCGCAATCCACATAGCCCTTGAGGTCGCGCCGCAATTCGCCGCGCGCCCAGGCGGTGCTGGCCGTCTCGCCGAAGAAATAGCGGCGCATGTCGTTGTCGATACCGACCACGGTAAAGCCGCGGGCGCCGAAGAAGCGGGTCGCTTCGGCGCCGATCAGCCCTCCCGAACCGGTAATGATGACGACGCTCATGGTTCCCCCCCCCGGCGGCTCAGGCGAACATCGGGGCCAGCATGGCCCGGTGTTCCAGCAGCCAGGCGTGGATGTCGCCCAGCACGGTTTCGACGCTGCGCCTCGGCGTCCAGCCGCTGGCTTCGGTGATGGCGGTGTTGTCGGTGACGTAATAGGGGACGTCGGCGTCGCGGGTTTGGGGATCCGAGCCCAGCGCCACCTCGCATCCCGAGATGCGGCGGCAATGCGCGGTCAGCTCGCGCAGCGAGAGGCAGACGCCCGGGCCGCCGCCCACGTTGAAGACCCCCTGGGAAAAACGCTCCAGGTCGGCCATCTGCAACCGCACCAGATCATAAAGATCGTCCACGTGCAGGATGTCGCGCACCTGGCGGCCGTGGCCGCCGAAGCCCATGTAGCCCAGCGGGCCGCCGAACACGTGCCGCGCCATCCACAAGACGATGACGCCCTGGTCCACCTTGCCCATCTGCCAGGGGCCGGTCAGCACGCCGCAGCGGTTGATCACCGCCTTCAGGCCGTAAAGCGCCCGATATTCCTCGATCAGCAGTTCGGAGGCCAGCTTGGTGGCGCCGTAGATGGAGCGGCTGCCCGACAGGGGGAAGTCGGCCGAAATGCCGGCTTCTGACCAGCCCGGTCCTTGGGCGCCCGGCGGAATCGCCAGACGCTCGCCCCGTTCCTCGAGCGGAATGGCCCGCAATCCGGCGATGGGATAGACCCGGCTGGTGGACAGGAACACCATGGCGGCCCCTGAGCGCCGGGCATATTCCAGGCAGTTCACCGTGCCCAGCAGGTTGGTGTTGACCACATAGGCGGGGTTGCCGTCATAGCCGGCATGGACGCTGGGCTCGGCCGAGCATTCGATCACCAGGTCGGCGGGACCCAGCGCGGCCAGATCCTCGGCGCAACGCACGTCGCCGTGCTCGAACCCGACGCCGCCCCGGCGCAGGCGCGTCAAGGTCAGTTCGCTGCCGCGGCGCTTGAGATTGTCGAAGGCCACCACCTCGGCATCGCCCATGTCGCGCTTCAGCGCCATGGCGATATTCGAGCCGACGAACCCCGCTCCACCCGTTACGACTATTCTTGTCCGGTTCATGCTGGAGGGCTCTGAATCATGGCCGGTGATTCTTCCGGCCAAGGTTGAAACTCGTCTTTATCGCCCCGCAATCCATAAGACTTCATTAAGTGGGTGAAATGGGCATGATTGGAATAATGCCAATTTCAATGTGGGTATTTTGGTAATTCGGTACCGGTATGCGTATTTTGCATCGGCACATGCGAATTGGTCGATTCTCGGCTCCCCTTGGCCGCCGTAAGGTGGGGGCAAGCGAAAAACATCAAGACCGAGGACCCCGCCATGACCCTGCACCAGCTGACCCACTCCGCCACATTCGAGTTCGACTTCCGCCTGGGCGACATGGTGCGCCGCGTGGTCGCCAGGCTCCGGGGCTTCGCCGCCGCCCGCCGCCTCGAGCGCGAGCTGGCCATGCTCGACCACCGCGAGATCGCCGATCTGGCGTGCCGCCGCTAGGACTATCCCTTTCGCGTTCATCCTCCCCAGGATGACCTTAGGCCGGTTCCCTCGACGGGATCCGGCCTTTTCTTTGGCCGCCGCCGCGACGCCGGGTTAGAATCGCCGCTTGCCGTGTTTCGAGCGGGGATACATGAGCGACCAGGATTTCCTTGCCGTCCTGCAACAGGGCTATCAGGCCCTCAACGAGAGGCGGATCGCCGACGCGGCGCTCCTGCTCGATCCGCTGATCGCCGCCCGTCCGGACGAGCCCAACCTGCGGCGTCTGGCCGTCCTTCTGGATTTCGGCCGGGGCCGGACGGAGGAGGCTGCCGCGGCCCTGCTGGCCCTGGGACGCGAGGCGCCCGCAGACCAGTGGGTCTGGGCGACCCTGCTGCAGCATCTCGCCGAGGCGGGGCAGGGGACGAGGGCCATCGCGCTGTGCCGCCAGGCCCTGGCCGCCCATCCGGAGATGACCGACGTGATCCGGCGGGTGGCGGCGGCGGCGATCCGGCTGGGCGATTACGACACGGTCCGGCGCATGGTGGCCCTGGGGCCGGCGGGCGATCCCGCTCTGCGCTATTATCTCGGCAATCTGGTGCTGCGGAGCGGCGACTGGGCGGGCGGGTTCGAGCTTTACGAGAACCGCTGGGCGGCCGAAGGCGCCGAACGCTTCCAGCCCGACTGGACCGGCGCGCCCGGTCCCACCGGCATCCTGCTGGTCTACGACGAGCAGGGCCTGGGCGACACCCTGCAGTTCCTGCGCTACCTGCCGGCATTGAAGCGGCGGTTCGGGGGGCGGGTGGTGCTGCGCGTGCAGGAGCCGCTGGCGCCGCTGGTGGAGGGCTTGGCCGATCAGGTGATTTTGCGCGGCCAGCCCGCCGATGTGATCGTCAGGCCGCCGGGCACCACCTCCATATCCTGCACGCCGCTGATGTCGGCGCCCTGGCTGCTGAACCGCCTGGGCGAGGCGGTCGGCATCGCCTCGGCCCCCTATTACCGGCCGCCGGCTTCCCTGGTGGAGAAGGGCGCCGCCCTGCTGGGGCCGAAGGGCGGCCGCCCCAGGGTGGGGCTGGTGTGGAGGGGCGTGTCCCGCTCGGTTCCCTTCGCCATGCTGGCCCCCCTGCTCGATGACGGGCGGGTGGAGTGGATCAGCCTGCAATACGCCGAGCCGTCGGGACATCAGGCCTTGCGCGATACCACGGGGGGGAACGGGCTGGAGCAGGTGGCGGGGCTGTGCCCCCATCTCGACCTGGTGGTGACGGTGGACACCGCCACCGCCCATCTGGCCGCGTCCCAGGGCATTCCCACCTGGATCATGCTCGACAAGGTGTGCTGCTGGCGCTGGACCGACAGGGGCGAGACCAGCGAGTGGTACGACAGCGTCCGGCTGTTCCGCCAGGAGGTCCAGGGCGACTGGCCGGGCGTGGTCGCCCGGATCGGGGCCGCCCTGGGCGAAAGGTTCAGCTAGCCTTTTCCAGCACGGCGGCGAAGAAGCCGTCGGTGCCGTGGGCCAGGGGCGACAGCCGCAGCCAGGGACCCGGCACCGGGCAGGGCGTGCCCGCCAGCTCACCCAAGATTTCCGGCCAGATCTCCGGCACCGGGACCGGGCGGTAATCGGGATGGGCGGCGAGGAAGGCCTCGACGCGGTCCTCGTTTTCCTCGCGCATGATGGAGCAGGTGGCGTAGACCAGCCGCCCGCCCGGCTTGGTCAGCCGCGCCGCGCTTTCTAAGATGGCGCCCTGGCGGGCCACCAGT harbors:
- a CDS encoding tetratricopeptide repeat protein produces the protein MSDQDFLAVLQQGYQALNERRIADAALLLDPLIAARPDEPNLRRLAVLLDFGRGRTEEAAAALLALGREAPADQWVWATLLQHLAEAGQGTRAIALCRQALAAHPEMTDVIRRVAAAAIRLGDYDTVRRMVALGPAGDPALRYYLGNLVLRSGDWAGGFELYENRWAAEGAERFQPDWTGAPGPTGILLVYDEQGLGDTLQFLRYLPALKRRFGGRVVLRVQEPLAPLVEGLADQVILRGQPADVIVRPPGTTSISCTPLMSAPWLLNRLGEAVGIASAPYYRPPASLVEKGAALLGPKGGRPRVGLVWRGVSRSVPFAMLAPLLDDGRVEWISLQYAEPSGHQALRDTTGGNGLEQVAGLCPHLDLVVTVDTATAHLAASQGIPTWIMLDKVCCWRWTDRGETSEWYDSVRLFRQEVQGDWPGVVARIGAALGERFS
- a CDS encoding NAD-dependent epimerase/dehydratase family protein — encoded protein: MNRTRIVVTGGAGFVGSNIAMALKRDMGDAEVVAFDNLKRRGSELTLTRLRRGGVGFEHGDVRCAEDLAALGPADLVIECSAEPSVHAGYDGNPAYVVNTNLLGTVNCLEYARRSGAAMVFLSTSRVYPIAGLRAIPLEERGERLAIPPGAQGPGWSEAGISADFPLSGSRSIYGATKLASELLIEEYRALYGLKAVINRCGVLTGPWQMGKVDQGVIVLWMARHVFGGPLGYMGFGGHGRQVRDILHVDDLYDLVRLQMADLERFSQGVFNVGGGPGVCLSLRELTAHCRRISGCEVALGSDPQTRDADVPYYVTDNTAITEASGWTPRRSVETVLGDIHAWLLEHRAMLAPMFA
- a CDS encoding glycosyltransferase, whose product is MMLVYFDTGLMNNLGHHANSARHIAVELRGRDIPCAIFGHAGMEPDLRDELAAVPWFRFHTYGLYDTDPVCGWLTNFEVVAQGLADDLNRIEGIGPEHMLYFNSVQPPQLMGVIRWAQSRPEDQRPTVVVEFGTDPGLLVSETPDGLRFTAMDPRIDSRAVLYRYTARTLSEADRKWLRLATFDAQSSSVYQMLLDFPVGTLPLPQQAISARLDRRGAARPLTVAFLGHQRPDKGFTKVPAIVARLLAERDDIRVLVHNGEPQGMTDQQQELRAMAAADSRLMLDERAADGTLWANLLEQSDLIVCPYNRNRFIASYSAVVSEAMANAIPVVVPEGTTMHSVIREFAEPGTIFREESADGVVAATVAALDDYDRLAGLARQASIRWGETRGAKCLMDTLLSWQTAP
- a CDS encoding B12-binding domain-containing radical SAM protein, with amino-acid sequence MKVLFSNPPWWQGQALYPLPNGSHALVHRAGVRAGSRWPFTFYLPHGPDEWQFGSYLPYPFFLGHAATWCARESGAQVAFRDSIAMRESYDKYYEYLEAERFQYIVMESASPSWDHDKGVIAEIARRLPQTRFIVTGPITSHGEALLDEAPNIQATVRGEYEKGVIKALNGANGVVDFDLLSVAEMNSAPFPYFDDIIAQRYCDTNPHGQQFPQAQVLSSRGCPYKCIFCVWPATMTSNDPDGGGKRIVRQYSADYMEAFLTELVGKYGFRSIYFDDDTFNLGDRHVEKMCKVMRKLNVPWSAMCRADTVSFGMWQEMKDSGCFGVKIGFESGNQDVVDNIVNKKLNLEEARKVAFEIKRVGMTLHGTFTFGLPGETAAQMQDTEDYMASLPLDSCQKSGCAEIEGAPLHTLGRTANLKAYPGAKLDENYSRETDGQLKIEKMRALQA
- a CDS encoding NAD-dependent epimerase/dehydratase family protein — its product is MSVVIITGSGGLIGAEATRFFGARGFTVVGIDNDMRRYFFGETASTAWARGELRRDLKGYVDCEADIRDAAAIDAIFVRYGKDIQAVVHTAAQPSHDWAAKEPLVDFTVNANGTLVLLEAVRKHCPDACFIHCSTNKVYGDTPNALPLVEMDTRWELEPSHPWAKHGIDESMSIDACTHSLFGVSKVAGDLLVQEYGRYFGMKTACFRGGCLTGPGHSGAQLHGFLSYLVKCAVTGDPYTVLGYKGKQVRDNIHSADLVNAFWHVFQAPKSGAVYNMGGARHSNCSMLEAIAMCEELTGRPMNWTYSDTNRVGDHIWWISSVERFKADYPGWNFTYDIRRILAEIHDAMAERLARSGKVG